In Pongo abelii isolate AG06213 chromosome 15, NHGRI_mPonAbe1-v2.0_pri, whole genome shotgun sequence, a single window of DNA contains:
- the FOXA1 gene encoding hepatocyte nuclear factor 3-alpha, with protein MLGTVKMEGHETSDWNSYYADTQEAYSSVPVSNMNSGLGSMNSMNTYMTMNTMTTSGNMTPASFNMSYANPGLGAGLSPGAVAGMPGGSAGAMNSMTAAGVTAMGTALSPGGMGAMGAQQAASMNGLGPYAAAMNPCMSPMAYAPSNLGRSRAGGGGDAKTFKRSYPHAKPPYSYISLITMAIQQAPSKMLTLSEIYQWIMDLFPYYRQNQQRWQNSIRHSLSFNDCFVKVARSPDKPGKGSYWTLHPDSGNMFENGCYLRRQKRFKCEKQPGAGGGGGSGNGGSGAKGGPESRKDPSGASNPSADSPLHRGVHGKAGQLEGAPAPGPAASPQTLDHSGATATGGASELKTPASSSAPPISSGPGALASVPPSHPAHGLAPHESQLHLKGDPHYSFNHPFSINNLMSSSEQQHKLDFKAYEQALQYSPYGSTLPASLPLGSASVTTRSPIEPSALEPAYYQGVYSRPVLNTS; from the exons ATGTTAGGAACTGTGAAGATGGAAGGGCATGAGACCAGCGACTGGAACAGCTACTACGCGGACACGCAGGAG GCCTACTCCTCCGTCCCGGTCAGCAACATGAACTCAGGCCTGGGCTCCATGAACTCCATGAACACCTACATGACCATGAACACCATGACCACAAGCGGCAACATGACCCCGGCGTCCTTCAACATGTCCTATGCCAACCCGGGCCTAGGGGCCGGCCTGAGTCCCGGCGCAGTAGCCGGCATGCCGGGGGGCTCGGCGGGCGCCATGAACAGCATGACTGCGGCTGGCGTGACGGCCATGGGTACGGCGCTGAGTCCGGGCGGCATGGGGGCCATGGGCGCGCAGCAGGCGGCCTCCATGAATGGCCTGGGCCCCTACGCGGCCGCCATGAACCCGTGCATGAGCCCCATGGCGTACGCGCCGTCCAACCTGGGCCGCAGCcgcgcgggcggcggcggcgacgcCAAGACGTTCAAGCGCAGCTACCCGCACGCCAAGCCGCCCTACTCGTATATCTCGCTCATCACCATGGCCATCCAGCAGGCGCCCAGCAAGATGCTCACGCTGAGCGAGATCTACCAGTGGATCATGGACCTCTTCCCCTACTACCGGCAGAACCAGCAGCGCTGGCAGAACTCCATCCGCCACTCGCTGTCCTTCAATGACTGCTTCGTCAAGGTGGCGCGCTCCCCGGACAAGCCGGGCAAGGGCTCCTACTGGACGCTACACCCGGACTCCGGCAACATGTTCGAGAACGGCTGCTACTTGCGCCGCCAGAAGCGCTTCAAGTGCGAGAAGCAGCCGGGGGCCGGCGGCGGGGGCGGGAGCGGGAACGGGGGCAGCGGCGCCAAGGGCGGCCCTGAGAGCCGCAAGGACCCCTCTGGCGCCTCTAACCCCAGCGCCGACTCGCCCCTCCATCGGGGTGTGCACGGGAAGGCCGGCCAGCTAGAGGGCGCGCCGGCCCCCGGGCCCGCCGCCAGCCCCCAGACTCTGGACCACAGTGGGGCGACGGCGACAGGGGGCGCCTCGGAGTTGAAGACTCCAGCCTCCTCATCTGCGCCCCCCATAAGCTCCGGGCCCGGGGCGCTGGCCTCTGTGCCCCCCTCTCACCCGGCACACGGCTTGGCACCCCACGAGTCCCAGCTGCACCTGAAAGGGGACCCCCACTACTCCTTCAACCACCCGTTCTCCATCAACAACCTCATGTCCTCCTCGGAGCAGCAGCATAAGCTGGACTTCAAGGCATACGAGCAGGCACTGCAGTACTCGCCTTACGGCTCTACGTTGCCCGCCAGCCTGCCTCTAGGCAGCGCCTCGGTGACCACCAGGAGCCCCATCGAGCCCTCAGCCCTGGAGCCGGCGTACTACCAAGGTGTGTATTCCAGACCCGTCCTAAACACTTCCTAG